The Microlunatus antarcticus DNA segment GCCCAGGGCAAGGTCCGCATCACGTACACCGGGGGCGACGGCCCGCTCGGGTCGCAGGCCGCGTACGGCTCCCCGACGCTCGTCGTGGCGTCGGCCGCCACGACCGTGCCGCCGGCCAGCACCGACGTCGTCACCGCGCCCTGGCGGCGCAACGAGCACGGTGCCCTGACCGGCGTGAAGTCGACCTCGTACGGCGAGAACGTGCGGGGGCTGGCGTACGCCACCGCCCTCGACTGCGGCGAGACGATCTTCCTCAACACGGCCGGGAACGTCTGCGAGGGCACGGGCACGAACGTCTTCTGCGTCTTCGGCGACGAGGTCGTCACGCCGCCGCTCAGCGCGGGGCCGCTGGCCGGCGTGACTCGTGACCTGCTCCTGGAGTGGACGCCCGTCGTCGAGCGGGACCTGACGCTGGAGGAGGCGCTGAGTGCGGACGAGGTCTTCCTGACGTCGTCGCTGCGCGACGTCCAGCTGGTCGAGCGCTGGGACGGCCACGCCTTCACCGGTCTCGGCGCCAGGACGGCCCGGCTGGTGGCGCTGTTCGCTGCTCGGTCGGGTGCGGACCTCGACCCCTGATCGTCGGGTAAGGTGGCGTCCGCCCTGCGGGGCTCGGGGCGATTGGCGCAGTGGTAGCGCGCTTCGTTCACACCGAAGAGGTCACTGGTTCGAACCCAGTATCGCCCACCCCGATCTCCACACCCGGTCCTGCGGACCCGGTCCGACAGCCCCCTCAGGGCCTTCGCGAACGCGGCAGACGAGCCACGACGTACGCGTACGAGTCGTCAATGAGCTCGGCCAGGTCGTCGTCAGACATCGTGCCGTCGACGCGGAAGCTGTTCCAGCCGGCCCGGGCCAGGTAGGGCATCGGCGTCGCGGAGCCCGGGAACCGCTCCAGCGCGAGGTCGGCGGACTCGCGGTCCCCGCACTTCAGCCCGATCGTCGTCGGGACGTCCCCGGGTTGCTGGAGGGAGCCGAGGAACGCGAAGATCTTCGGCCCGACCTTGACCACGACCGTGTCGTGCCACGGCTCGTCGCGCCACGCGCCCGGCTTGCCCAGGCAGTACGCGAGCCAGCCGGAACCCATGCGTCCGAGCCTCCCACCGCGCGCCGGGACCGAAACCGTCAGGGGCCGACCGGTCCCGGGGAATAGTCTGGGCGGCGCGTCGCGGGCTCCCGCGACCGTCTCCAGGAGGTCAGAACCACTGTGCCCGACACCCCGTCCCCGTCCGCGCCCAGCGACGACCAGGCGAGCGGCACGACCACGGGCCTGACCCTCTTCGGCGACGACAAGCGTGTCGTCGCGGTCCGCGTGGACGACGAGCTCCGCGACCTCAGCCGCCCGGTGCCCGACGGCGCGGACGTCGAGCCGGTCCTGATCGACAGCCCCGACGGCCTCGCGATCCTGCGGCACTCGGCCGCGCACGTCGCCGCGCAGGCCGTTCAGCAGCTGCACCCCGAGGCGAAGCTGGGCATCGGACCGCCGATCACCGACGGCTTCTACTACGACTTCGACCTGGCCGAGCCCTTTACGCCCGAGGCGCTGCGCGAGGTCGAGAAGGTCATGCAGCGCATCGTCAAGGAGCGTCAGCGGTTCCGCCGCCGCGAGGTCAGCGACGAGGAGGCGGTCGCCGAGCTCGCCGACGAGCCGTTCAAGCTCGAGCTGATCGCCGACAAGGGCTCCGCGGGCGACACGATCGTGCACGTCGGCGACGGGGACGGCTCCGGCGACGCGTCGTCGGTCGAGGTCGGCGCCGGCCAGCTGACGATCTACGACAACCTCAAGCGCGACGACTCGGTGGCCTGGTTCGACCTGTGCCGGGGCCCGCACGTCCCGCACACCGGCTACATCCCCGCCTTCTCGATCACCCGCAGCTCCGCGGCCTACTGGCGCGGCGACCAGGCCAACCAGCAGCTGCAGCGCGTGTACGGGACCGCGTGGACGAGCCGTGACGAGCTCAAGGCGTACGAGTTCCGGCTCGCGGAGGCCGCGCGTCGCGACCACCGCAAGCTCGGCGCCGAGCTCGACCTGTTCTCGTTCCCCGACGAGCTGGGCTCCGGCCTGCCCGTGTTCCACCCCAAGGGCGGGGTGATCAAGCGGGAGATGGAGGACTACGTCCGCCGCCGGCACATCGAGGAGGGCTTCGACTACGTCGGCACCCCGCACATCAGCAAGGAGGGGCTCTTCCACACCTCCGGGCACCTGCCGTACTACAAGGACACGATGTTCCCGCCGATGGAGCTCGAGGGGTCGAGCTACTACCTCAAGGCGATGAACTGCCCGATGCACAACCTGATCTTCCGCGGCCGCGGGCGGTCCTACCGCGAGCTGCCGCTGCGCTTCTTCGAGTTCGGCAGCGTCTACCGCTACGAGCGGTCGGGCGTCGTGCACGGGCTGACCCGGGTGCGGGGGCTGACGCAGGACGACTCGCACTCGTACGTGACCCCGGAGCAGGCGCCGGGGGAGATCAAGCACCTGCTCGACTTCGTGCTCGGGCTGCTGCGCGACTTCGGCCTCGACGACTACTACCTCGAGCTCTCCACCCGTGGTGACTCGGACAAGTTCATCGGCTCCGACGAGGAGTGGGCGGCCGCGACCGCGGTGCTCGAGGAGGTCGCGCTGGCCTCCGGCGTCGCCCTCGTCCCCGACCCGGGCGGTGCGGCCTTCTACGGCCCGAAGATCTCGGTCCAGGCCCGCGACGCGATCGGGCGCACCTGGCAGATGTCGACCATCCAGCTCGACTTCAACCAGCCCGCGCGGTTCGGTCTGGAGTACCAGGCCGCCGACGGCACCCGCCAGCAGCCGGTGATGATCCACTCGGCCAAGTTCGGGTCGATCGAGCGCTTCATCGGCGTCCTCGTCGAGCACTACGCGGGCGCGTTCCCGCCCTGGCTGTCGCCCGTCCAGGTCGTCGGCATCCCGGTGGCGGGGGAGTACGTGCCCTACCTCGTCGAGGTGGCCGACCGGCTGCGCACCGCCGGGATCCGGGTCGAGGTCGACGACAGCGACGACCGCATGCAGAAGAAGATCCGCAACGCGCAGAAGGAGAAGGTCCCCTTCATGCTCATCGCGGGGGCCGACGACGTGGCGGCCGGTGCGGTGTCGTTCCGCTACCGCGACGGCACGCAGAAGAACGGCGTGCCGGTGGAGGAGGCGATCCGCGAGATCGCCGACGCCGTCGCCGCGCGCGTCCAGGTCTGAGGCGGGGGACCGTGCCAGACGAGGTGGAGGTCGTGGTCGAGCCATCGGGCCAGAGGCCGGGTGACCCCGACGGGTTCGAGCGGCTCTGGACGCCGCACCGGATGGTCTACATCGGCGGGCAGGACAAGCCGGCGACGCCGGACGCCGCGGACTGCCCGTTCTGCACGCTCCCGAAGCGCTCCCCGGAGCGGGACCGCGAGTCGCTGATCGTGCACCGCGACGAGGTCGCGTACGTCGTGCTGAACCTCTACCCGTACTCGCCGGGGCACCTGCTGGTGTGCCCCTACCGTCACGTCGCCGACTACACCGACCTGACCGAGGCCGAGACGCACGCCGTCGCGCGGCTGACGCAGCAGTGCATGCGCGTCGTGCGCGAGGCGAGCGCACCGCACGGCTTCAACCTGGGCCTCAACCAGGGGGCGGTCGCCGGGGCCGGCATCGCCGCGCACCTGCACCAGCACGTCGTCCCGCGCTGGGCCGGGGACGCGAACTTCCTCCCCGTGATCGGCCAGACCAAGGCCCTCCCGCAGCTCCTCGACCAGACCTGGCAGGTCGTCACCGACGCGTGGGCGCGGCTCTCCGCCCCCGAGACGGCGCCCGTCGCCGCGCCCGGGGAGGCCTGATGCTGGAACGGTTCCGGGCGCTCTCGCACCTCGTGCTCGGACCGGTCGCGCGCTGGCTGATCCGGCACGGGGTCTCGCCGGACGTCGTGACCGTCGCCGGCACGGCCGGCGTCGTGCTGGGTGCGCTGATCTGCTTCCCGCAGGGCTGGCTGTGGCAGGGCGTGCTGATCGTCACCGTGTTCGTCGTCTCGGACATGATCGACGGGCTCATGGCCAAGACGACCGGGACCGCCTCGCCCTGGGGTGCGTTCCTCGACTCGACGTCGGACCGGCTCGGCGACGCGGCGGTCTTCGGCGGCATCCTGCTGTTCTTCGCCTACCGCCAGGACTCCACGCTCTGGGCCGCGGTCGCGCTCGCCGGGCTCGTGTTCGGGCAGTGGACGTCGTACGTGAAGGCGCGGGCCGAGAGCCTGGGCTTCACCTGCGGCGGCGGGCTGGCCGCCCGCGCCGACCGGCTGGTCATCGTGCTCGTCGGCGCGTTCCTCGCCGGGCTCGGGGTGCCGTACGTCCTCGAGGCCGCCATGGCGCTGCTCGCCGTCACCAGCATGATCACCGTCTTCCAGCGCATCGAGCAGGTCCGGCGCCAGGCGAAGGGACCGCGCGGCGCGCAGGACTCCCACGGGCCGGGCGCTGCGCATGGTCAGCCTGTCTAGGGCCGGGCTCGTCCGGGCGGCGTACCGGGTCGGCTGGCGCTACGGCGGCGCCCTGCCGGAGCCGGTCGTCCGCGCCGCGGCCGCGGTGGCCGCGCGGGTGGTGGTCGCCCGCGACGGGGTGCACGTCCGTCGGCTGCGCGAGAACCTGACCGTCCTGACCGGCCGTCCCGCCGACGCGGCGCTGCTGCGGGCCGGCATCGCCTCGTACGTGCGGACGTTCTGGGAGGTGCTGGCCCTGCCCCGGTGGGAGCGGGCCGACGTGCTCGCCCGGGTGGAGCTGGTGGACGAGGCGGTGCTGCGCGAGGCCCACGCCACGACCGGCGTGGTCGCCGCGCTGCCGCACAGCGGCAACTGGGACCTGGCCGGTGCCTGGGCCTGCCTGACCGGCATGCCGGTGACGAGCGTGGCCGAGCAGCTGGGGTCGGCCGAGTTCGCGGCGTTCCTCGCCTTCCGGGAGGGCCTGGGCATGGAGATCCTGTCGCACCGCGCCCCGGCCCTGGTCGACACGCTGGTCGAGCACGTCGACCGCGGGCGCCTGGTCTGCCTGATGGCCGACCGGAACTTCAGCGGCCGCGGCGTCGAGGTCGACTTCGCGGGCCGGCGCGTGACCTTTCCGGTCGGACCGGCCGTGGTGGCCCGGCGCAGCGGCGCGGCGCTCGTGCCCGTCGTGACCAGCTACGGCGGGCAGCCGCTGCGACGCGGGTCCCGCCTGCGGCTGGTCGTCGGCCCGGTCGTGCCCACCCAGGCCGGCGACGACGGGCTCGTCGCGATGGTGCAGGGCTGCGCGGACTTCTTCACCTCCGTCCTCCGTGAGCACCCCGAGGACTGGCACCTCCTGCAGCCGTTCTTCGACCTGCCCGCCCGGAAGGCGGCGGCCGCGTGAGCACCCGTCACCCGGGCGTCCTGCGTCGTCCGCTCCGGGTCGGCCTGGTCTGCCCCTACGCCCTCGACGTGCCCGGCGGAGTCCAGAACCAGGTCCTCGGGCTGGCGGCGTTCCTGCGCGGCGCGGGCCACGACGTCCGCGTCCTGGCGCCCGGCGGGCTGCCCGACGACGCGTACGGGCTCGAGCCGGCGCGCTTCACCTCGGCGGGGGCGCCGCTGGCCGTCCGCTACAACGGCTCGGTCGCGCCCGTGGCCCTCGGGCCGCTGGCCGCAGCGAGGAGCCGCCGGTGGGTCGCGGCCCACGCCGTCGACCTGCTCCACGTGCACGAGCCGCTGGTGCCGAGCGCGTCGCTGCCGGCGCTCACCGCGGCCCGCGCGCCCGTGGTGGCGACGTTCCACACGGCCACGCCCCGTTCCCGGGCCCTGCGGATCGCCGGGTCGGCGCTGTCCGGTGCGGTCGACCGCATCGACGCCGGCATCGCCGTCTCCCCGACCGCCCGCGAGGTCGTGGTCGGCCACCTCGGCCGCGACGCGGTCGTCGTCCCGAACGGCCTCGACGTGGACGCGTACGGGTCGTCGCCGACCGGGTCCCCGTCGAGCGTCCGCCCGACCGGTGCCCCGCCCCGCCTGCTGTTCCTCGGCCGCGGGGGCGAGCGGCGCAAGGGCCTCGACGTGCTGCTGGCCGCGCTGCCCGCGCTCCGGCGGGCGCACCCGGACCTCGAGGTCCTCGTGGCCGGTCCCGGTCCCGGCGCGCTGCCCGCGGGGTGCCGCAACCTGGGCCTCGTGGACGAGAACACCAAGCGCGCGCTGCTGCGGACGGCGGA contains these protein-coding regions:
- a CDS encoding aminotransferase class IV — translated: MLDETDVDAGPSTSPVIWIDGTLHTDAREARIGATDHGLVVGDGVFEALKVTPAGPFAVRRHLDRLERSAAAMGLPTPDRGTVLAGIDAVLADRRFAQGKVRITYTGGDGPLGSQAAYGSPTLVVASAATTVPPASTDVVTAPWRRNEHGALTGVKSTSYGENVRGLAYATALDCGETIFLNTAGNVCEGTGTNVFCVFGDEVVTPPLSAGPLAGVTRDLLLEWTPVVERDLTLEEALSADEVFLTSSLRDVQLVERWDGHAFTGLGARTARLVALFAARSGADLDP
- a CDS encoding MmcQ/YjbR family DNA-binding protein — translated: MGSGWLAYCLGKPGAWRDEPWHDTVVVKVGPKIFAFLGSLQQPGDVPTTIGLKCGDRESADLALERFPGSATPMPYLARAGWNSFRVDGTMSDDDLAELIDDSYAYVVARLPRSRRP
- the thrS gene encoding threonine--tRNA ligase, encoding MPDTPSPSAPSDDQASGTTTGLTLFGDDKRVVAVRVDDELRDLSRPVPDGADVEPVLIDSPDGLAILRHSAAHVAAQAVQQLHPEAKLGIGPPITDGFYYDFDLAEPFTPEALREVEKVMQRIVKERQRFRRREVSDEEAVAELADEPFKLELIADKGSAGDTIVHVGDGDGSGDASSVEVGAGQLTIYDNLKRDDSVAWFDLCRGPHVPHTGYIPAFSITRSSAAYWRGDQANQQLQRVYGTAWTSRDELKAYEFRLAEAARRDHRKLGAELDLFSFPDELGSGLPVFHPKGGVIKREMEDYVRRRHIEEGFDYVGTPHISKEGLFHTSGHLPYYKDTMFPPMELEGSSYYLKAMNCPMHNLIFRGRGRSYRELPLRFFEFGSVYRYERSGVVHGLTRVRGLTQDDSHSYVTPEQAPGEIKHLLDFVLGLLRDFGLDDYYLELSTRGDSDKFIGSDEEWAAATAVLEEVALASGVALVPDPGGAAFYGPKISVQARDAIGRTWQMSTIQLDFNQPARFGLEYQAADGTRQQPVMIHSAKFGSIERFIGVLVEHYAGAFPPWLSPVQVVGIPVAGEYVPYLVEVADRLRTAGIRVEVDDSDDRMQKKIRNAQKEKVPFMLIAGADDVAAGAVSFRYRDGTQKNGVPVEEAIREIADAVAARVQV
- a CDS encoding HIT family protein; translation: MPDEVEVVVEPSGQRPGDPDGFERLWTPHRMVYIGGQDKPATPDAADCPFCTLPKRSPERDRESLIVHRDEVAYVVLNLYPYSPGHLLVCPYRHVADYTDLTEAETHAVARLTQQCMRVVREASAPHGFNLGLNQGAVAGAGIAAHLHQHVVPRWAGDANFLPVIGQTKALPQLLDQTWQVVTDAWARLSAPETAPVAAPGEA
- the pgsA gene encoding phosphatidylinositol phosphate synthase, which codes for MLERFRALSHLVLGPVARWLIRHGVSPDVVTVAGTAGVVLGALICFPQGWLWQGVLIVTVFVVSDMIDGLMAKTTGTASPWGAFLDSTSDRLGDAAVFGGILLFFAYRQDSTLWAAVALAGLVFGQWTSYVKARAESLGFTCGGGLAARADRLVIVLVGAFLAGLGVPYVLEAAMALLAVTSMITVFQRIEQVRRQAKGPRGAQDSHGPGAAHGQPV
- a CDS encoding phosphatidylinositol mannoside acyltransferase — its product is MVSLSRAGLVRAAYRVGWRYGGALPEPVVRAAAAVAARVVVARDGVHVRRLRENLTVLTGRPADAALLRAGIASYVRTFWEVLALPRWERADVLARVELVDEAVLREAHATTGVVAALPHSGNWDLAGAWACLTGMPVTSVAEQLGSAEFAAFLAFREGLGMEILSHRAPALVDTLVEHVDRGRLVCLMADRNFSGRGVEVDFAGRRVTFPVGPAVVARRSGAALVPVVTSYGGQPLRRGSRLRLVVGPVVPTQAGDDGLVAMVQGCADFFTSVLREHPEDWHLLQPFFDLPARKAAAA
- a CDS encoding glycosyltransferase family 4 protein, whose translation is MSTRHPGVLRRPLRVGLVCPYALDVPGGVQNQVLGLAAFLRGAGHDVRVLAPGGLPDDAYGLEPARFTSAGAPLAVRYNGSVAPVALGPLAAARSRRWVAAHAVDLLHVHEPLVPSASLPALTAARAPVVATFHTATPRSRALRIAGSALSGAVDRIDAGIAVSPTAREVVVGHLGRDAVVVPNGLDVDAYGSSPTGSPSSVRPTGAPPRLLFLGRGGERRKGLDVLLAALPALRRAHPDLEVLVAGPGPGALPAGCRNLGLVDENTKRALLRTADVFVAPHTARESFGIVLLEAMASGVPVVASDLPPFVDLLGGAADPAGQVFRRGDPAGLAAAVTAALAEGRGSRTERARALAQRYDWSVVGPEVLGVYADVLTERSAEGAS